A window from Salvia miltiorrhiza cultivar Shanhuang (shh) chromosome 2, IMPLAD_Smil_shh, whole genome shotgun sequence encodes these proteins:
- the LOC131008503 gene encoding uncharacterized protein LOC131008503 translates to MGLVKDGKWVWEFGWKRIFNNVEFVEFVDLWLCLCRVFIRPGLADSIAWNSSRSEIFTTKEMYTILHNSRQSMETTPTALKDIWHKCIPCKVSSFVWKALQDRIPTRENLLKRGIYLENNCYSCPLCPTPFESTDHILISCAFSNQVWKAIYKWLNFSHISQSSILDHFFEFVEKGGNKVGKAICTMIWQCTCWKIWKIRNAKVFKDESPNSSRTVDEIIFCTWRWLKARNPNHFYYSSFEWMMDHVSCFPAKIA, encoded by the coding sequence ATGGGTTTGGTGAAAGATGGGAAGTGGGTCTGGGAGTTTGGGTGGAAGAGAATATTTAACAATGTTGAGTTTGTAGAATTTGTGGATTTGTGGCTTTGTTTGTGCAGGGTGTTTATTCGACCTGGCTTGGCTGATTCTATTGCTTGGAATAGCTCGCGGTCAGAAATCTTCACAACAAAAGAGATGTACACAATCCTTCACAATAGCCGGCAATCCATGGAGACCACCCCGACTGCTCTTAAGGACATATGGCATAAGTGCATTCCCTGCAAAGTGTCCTCATTTGTTTGGAAAGCTCTTCAAGATAGAATTCCAACGAGAGAGAACCTGTTGAAGAGAGGAATTTATCTCGAGAATAATTGCTACAGCTGTCCCCTTTGTCCTACTCCCTTTGAGTCTACTGACCACATTCTGATCTCGTGCGCTTTCTCGAACCAGGTTTGGAAGGCCATCTATAAATGGCTGAATTTCAGCCATATCTCCCAGTCATCCATACTGGATCACTTCTTTGAATTTGTTGAGAAAGGAGGGAATAAGGTTGGAAAAGCAATTTGCACCATGATTTGGCAATGTACTTGTTGGAAGATTTGGAAAATCAGAAATGCGAAAGTGTTCAAGGATGAAAGCCCTAATAGTTCTAGAACGGTGGATGAAATCATTTTCTGCACGTGGAGATGGTTAAAAGCCAGGAACCcaaatcatttttattactcTTCCTTTGAGTGGATGATGGATCATGTTAGCTGCTTTCCGGCAAAAATCGCTTGA